CGCGGGCGAGCTCCTCACAGCTGCGCGGGAGTATCTCCAGACCTTGTTGCTGTGCTCGCCCACGTCGATGGCGACCATCAAGAAGCAGATCTATGCGGACCTGTCTGGGACTCTCACTAACTCCGCCAGAGCCTCGAGTTCGTTGCTTGCTGCGTGCGTCGACAGTGGTGACATTCAGGAGGGCTGGCAGTCGTTTCTGGAGAAGCGGGCGCCGCAGTACGCTCGTCTGGGGACTGAGTGACTATGCTGGACATGGAAACATACGGTATGGCGTGTGACATACGATGAGATGGGCTGGGCGGATACTTGATAGATGCCGACAGTGAGGTGCGGCGCATGCCGCTACGCAAAAGCCGGATAGAAGAGATCGGTGAAGAGAGTCGCCGCCGCATCATGGATGCCGCGGAGGAGTTGTTCGCAGAGAAAGGCTTTTCCCGAACGTCGTTCGTCGACGTGGCGGAGCGTTCTGGTATCAGCCGAGGGTCAATCCCCTGGCATTTCGCGAACAAGGACGGCTTGCTGATCGCGGTGGTGGAGCGTGCCGTGGATCAGTTAATGCCGCCTGGCTCAATCGCGGCTTCGGGCCCGGGTGGTGTGCGCGAGGTATTCGACCGACTCAAGGAGTGGATGCGGGGCCCGACCGCCGGCGTGCTCTACATGTTGCTTACCGAGGCTATTTCATCCGACAGCCCGGTGCACACTCATTATGTCGAGTTCTTCCGGACCCGGCGCAAGGCCGCCGGCTATGCGATTAGCTCGGCCACCGGTTCTCCCCGCAGATCGAACGCCGACCGTGAGGCGCTCGACCTGCTGCTTACTGTGGTGAATGGGGCAGTCTTCGGGATCGGCTTGCAGTACCAGCTCGACCCGGCCCTCGATCTTGACGCATGCATGGAAACGCTGGCCAGGCTCACCGAGGCCGCACTCGGCATTGGCCCGATACCGGCGCCCAAGTCAGATCCGCAAGGCCACCGTTAAAGCGATCGCACGCGACCCGCTGACTAGGCGTTGGCCATCAGCGCTCCGGCCGAGGCAACTCCTCTTGGAGCACTTGGAGACATACCTGACTAGGGCTCGCCTCGACTCGATCAACAGGCAGTGTCTTCCGGGTGGCCTACAACGGCCCGGCGCCTCGCTCAAAAAATCAAGTGGGCCGACTCGGCCGACTTTATCAATTTAGCCTTTTGGGCGCCGCGCGGAGTGGCCGAGAACTCCCCAAGCGGTCGATCTCTTGGCCGGCCGCGGCGTACGGCAATGCTAGTAGCGCCGGTCAGGGTCGACGTCGTCGCGCAATATGGTACGTGCGAGCCCGTAATTTGAGCTTGACTTGGAGGGCGTCATCGAGCCCGTGGATTGTTTGCTCCGCGCACGGGTGTATTGGAATTCCAGAATTTCCCTGTCCTTCGCCGCGGCCGGCGCTGCCAGTCGGACAAGCGAAGAAGCGACGAGACTGATGAACATCAGACTCTTCGCGATCGAGGGTGTAGTCGGGGTCTGAATGCGCCAGCGCGCAAGAGCCGGTTATCTGAACGGGGTCGCGGGATAACCGCCCTCGGCGTCGAGTAGGTAAGTGAGGGGCCGGCTCGGCTGCCAGTCCTCGATACCATCCCGGGCGAGCCAGATGCCAAGGCGCGGAGTTGGTCGAGAACCGCGGCGCCGCGGATAAGGCGCCGACCATGAACCGGATCCATGTGACGAGCGGCGATTTCGGTCGCGGCGGCGCCTGCTTCCGAAGCAACGCACTGGCCCTCTTCATACTCGGGTCTCTGATACCTGTCGACGTAGGTCGTCCTCGACCTGGCCGAGCACGACGAGCTCCAAAACCCAGCAAGACAACGGCCTCGCCGTCCCGTAGGGCGTTCATCAGGGCGAGGTCGCCGTGGTTGACGGTCTGCGCGGCCTCGAGTGCTGCCCGGAAGTAGCCCTCGGTGACTTCGTGAAGCCGCGACTGATGGACGGTCCCTACTGCGACGCCGACGCGTCTAGCCGCCGCCGTAGCATCGCCGAGCGTTGCCCGTATGAAA
This genomic interval from Antricoccus suffuscus contains the following:
- a CDS encoding TetR/AcrR family transcriptional regulator, which translates into the protein MPLRKSRIEEIGEESRRRIMDAAEELFAEKGFSRTSFVDVAERSGISRGSIPWHFANKDGLLIAVVERAVDQLMPPGSIAASGPGGVREVFDRLKEWMRGPTAGVLYMLLTEAISSDSPVHTHYVEFFRTRRKAAGYAISSATGSPRRSNADREALDLLLTVVNGAVFGIGLQYQLDPALDLDACMETLARLTEAALGIGPIPAPKSDPQGHR